The Phycisphaerales bacterium AB-hyl4 genome includes a window with the following:
- a CDS encoding Gfo/Idh/MocA family protein, producing the protein MARLRIAILGCGGYAGVHAQRLRQRDDVELVALCDVKDEITRAYADYHLADCPTAPQHFTDPAAMYRDAAPDAVFICTPHTLHFKHAMQALDADCHVFIEKPMVTNARQAHQLKARADESGKIVTVGYNSSCTPELQYTRNCIRTGELGKLELVVGHISQSWMAFTLGKWRQEPELSGGGQAYDSGAHLLNSLVWSVEADIDQVFAFIDNHGTKVDINSAINIRFANGVLASIAISGNCPTNGTYMSFIFDGGKINVDGWSGTWIEVFKGNRRIKYPPIVGEPVTPDDNFIDAIQGNAEPAATPANGVVQSELMDAIYESARTNAPAKPRRQ; encoded by the coding sequence ATGGCCCGACTTCGAATCGCCATACTCGGCTGCGGCGGCTACGCCGGCGTCCACGCCCAACGCCTTCGCCAACGTGACGACGTCGAACTGGTCGCCCTCTGCGACGTCAAAGACGAGATCACCCGCGCCTACGCCGACTACCATCTCGCCGACTGCCCCACCGCGCCGCAGCACTTCACCGACCCGGCCGCGATGTACCGCGACGCCGCGCCCGACGCCGTGTTCATCTGCACGCCCCACACCCTTCACTTCAAACACGCGATGCAGGCCCTCGACGCCGACTGCCACGTCTTTATCGAAAAACCCATGGTCACCAACGCGCGGCAGGCCCACCAGCTCAAGGCCCGCGCCGACGAAAGCGGCAAGATCGTCACCGTCGGCTACAACAGTTCCTGCACCCCCGAACTCCAATACACCCGCAACTGCATCCGCACCGGCGAACTGGGCAAACTCGAACTCGTCGTCGGCCACATCTCACAAAGCTGGATGGCATTCACCCTCGGCAAGTGGCGGCAAGAGCCCGAACTCTCCGGCGGCGGGCAGGCCTACGACTCCGGCGCCCACCTGCTCAACAGCCTCGTCTGGTCCGTTGAAGCCGACATCGACCAGGTCTTCGCCTTCATCGACAACCATGGCACGAAGGTCGACATCAACTCCGCCATCAACATCCGCTTCGCCAACGGCGTGCTCGCCAGCATCGCCATCAGCGGCAACTGCCCCACCAACGGCACGTACATGAGCTTCATCTTCGACGGCGGCAAGATCAACGTCGACGGCTGGTCCGGCACGTGGATCGAAGTCTTCAAGGGCAACCGCCGCATCAAATACCCGCCCATCGTCGGCGAGCCCGTGACGCCTGACGACAACTTTATCGACGCAATCCAAGGCAACGCCGAGCCGGCCGCCACCCCCGCTAACGGCGTCGTCCAGTCCGAACTCATGGACGCCATCTACGAGTCCGCCCGGACCAACGCCCCGGCCAAGCCTCGCCGCCAGTAA